A region from the Vicia villosa cultivar HV-30 ecotype Madison, WI linkage group LG3, Vvil1.0, whole genome shotgun sequence genome encodes:
- the LOC131656285 gene encoding putative receptor protein kinase ZmPK1 translates to MITMRMTSSHIFITLFIILFHFHHSSSFSLSVENPENILLSPKGIFTAGFYPVGENAYSFAIWFTQKHTNLSNATVVWMANRDQPVNGKRSTLSLLKTGNLVLTDAGHSIVWSTNTNSSKSKPLELFLYDTGNLVLRELNKNGVILWQSFDFPTDTLLPDQSFTRYMKLVSSKSDDKYSSGFYKLFFDNDNVLRLLYDSPILSSIYWPYPWLVSWEAGRSTYNNSRVAKLDVLGKFSSSDHFTLMTSDYGTVLQRRLTLDFDGNVRAYSRKHGHEKWSISGQFHQQPFKIHGICGPNSFGINTPGNGRKCLCLPRFSRIDDEDWSQGCKPSFQLSCNNKTKSQTWFQHLPHVEFYGYDYDFQANYTNKQCMHFCLRTCHCVAFQYRMVSGMYNCYLKAQLQNGYSSPDFRGSLYLRVPKRKHVFFHENVIQNGSLVCSRNDEVKQLTRSYVKGNENGSVKFMLWFATGLGVIEVLCFFMVGCFLFKNRKHSSVDNHGYVLAAEIGLRKFSYSELKQATKGFSEEIGKGAGGTVYKGVLSDNRAVAIKCLHEANQGDSEFLAEVSIIGRLNHMNLIGMLGYCVDGKHRMLVYEYMKNGSLAENLSSNALNSDKRYNIALGTAKALAYLHEECLEWILHCDIKPQNILIDSDYQPKVADFGLSKLLQRNNVDNSSISRMRGTRGYMAPEWVFNLPITSKVDVYSYGVVVLEMITGKSPTTCIQILEDGIVSHNKRLVTWVREKRRTVSEVRCWVEQIVDPSLGSNYDIVNLETLATVALDCVEEEKHVRPTMSQVVERLQSHEHDS, encoded by the coding sequence ATGATCACGATGCGAATGACCTCTTCACATATCTTCATCACACTCTTCATCATCCTCTTCCATTTCCACCACTCCTCTTCATTCTCACTCTCAGTAGAAAACCCCGAAAACATTCTACTCTCACCCAAAGGCATATTCACCGCAGGCTTCTACCCTGTTGGTGAAAATGCTTATTCATTCGCTATTTGGTTCACACAAAAACATACAAATCTCAGCAATGCTACCGTTGTTTGGATGGCAAATCGTGACCAACCAGTTAACGGAAAACGCTCCACACTCTCCCTTCTCAAAACCGGCAACCTTGTCTTAACCGACGCAGGACATTCCATTGTTTGGTCCACAAACACTAACTCATCCAAGTCCAAACCACTTGAACTGTTTTTGTACGACACGGGAAATCTCGTTCTCAGAGAGCTTAACAAAAATGGTGTCATTTTGTGGCAAAGCTTTGATTTCCCAACAGATACTCTCCTTCCTGATCAAAGTTTCACTAGGTACATGAAACTTGTTTCTTCCAAAAGCGACGATAAATATTCCTCTGGCTTCTACAAGCTTTTCTTCGATAACGATAATGTTCTCCGTTTGCTTTACGATAGCCCAATACTTTCAAGTATTTATTGGCCATATCCTTGGCTTGTGAGTTGGGAGGCTGGTAGATCCACATACAACAATAGCAGGGTTGCAAAACTAGATGTTTTGGGGAAATTCAGTTCTTCTGATCATTTTACTTTGATGACAAGTGATTATGGGACAGTGCTCCAACGAAGATTAACGCTTGATTTTGATGGTAATGTTCGTGCTTATAGCCGAAAACATGGACACGAAAAGTGGTCGATTTCAGGGCAATTCCACCAACAACCTTTCAAAATACATGGAATTTGTGGGCCAAATAGCTTTGGCATAAACACTCCAGGTAATGGTAGAAAGTGTTTGTGTCTTCCTCGTTTTAGTAGGATCGACGATGAAGATTGGTCTCAAGGGTGCAAACCAAGCTTCCAACTTTCATGCAACAACAAAACAAAGTCCCAGACTTGGTTCCAACACTTACCCCATGTTGAGTTTTATGGATACGATTATGACTTCCAAGCAAATTACACCAACAAACAATGTATGCATTTCTGCTTGAGAACGTGTCACTGCGTAGCTTTCCAGTACCGGATGGTGAGCGGTATGTATAATTGCTATCTCAAGGCACAGTTACAAAATGGGTATAGTTCACCAGATTTTCGAGGATCATTATACTTGCGAGTGCCAAAGAGAAAACATGTTTTTTTCCATGAGAATGTTATACAAAACGGTAGCTTGGTTTGTTCGAGAAATGATGAAGTAAAACAACTAACAAGATCATATGTCAAAGGCAATGAAAATGGATCAGTGAAGTTTATGCTTTGGTTTGCTACTGGCTTGGGAGTAATTGAGGTATTGTGCTTCTTTATGGTAGGGTGTTTCTTATTTAAGAATAGGAAACACTCTAGTGTTGATAATCATGGGTATGTTCTTGCAGCAGAAATAGGGCTTAGGAAATTTAGTTATTCGGAATTGAAACAAGCTACAAAAGGTTTTAGCGAAGAGATTGGAAAGGGTGCTGGAGGAACTGTGTATAAGGGTGTTTTATCCGATAATCGAGCTGTTGCGATAAAGTGTTTACATGAAGCAAATCAAGGAGACAGTGAGTTTCTTGCTGAAGTTAGTATTATTGGAAGGCTTAACCACATGAATTTAATTGGGATGTTGGGCTATTGCGTCGACGGAAAGCATAGGATGTTGGTTTATGAGTACATGAAAAATGGCTCTTTAGCTGAAAATCTCTCATCAAATGCACTTAATTCGGATAAGAGGTATAACATTGCTCTGGGAACTGCAAAGGCGCTTGCTTATTTACATGAAGAATGTTTGGAGTGGATTTTGCATTGTGATATAAAGCCACAAAACATTCTTATTGACTCTGATTACCAACCCAAAGTAGCAGATTTTGGGTTGTCTAAGCTATTACAGAGAAACAATGTTGATAACTCAAGTATTTCAAGGATGAGGGGAACAAGAGGTTACATGGCACCGGAATGGGTTTTCAACTTGCCAATCACATCTAAGGTGGATGTATATAGCTATGGAGTTGTGGTGTTGGAGATGATTACTGGAAAGAGTCCAACTACATGTATCCAAATCCTAGAAGATGGAATAGTGTCACATAACAAGAGGTTAGTAACATGGGTTAGAGAGAAAAGAAGGACAGTTTCAGAAGTTAGATGTTGGGTTGAACAAATAGTTGACCCTTCATTGGGATCAAATTATGACATTGTTAACTTGGAGACTTTGGCAACGGTGGCTTTGGATTGTGTTGAGGAAGAGAAACATGTGAGACCTACCATGAGTCAAGTTGTTGAAAGGCTCCAAAGTCATGAGCATGATTCTTGA
- the LOC131656286 gene encoding putative receptor protein kinase ZmPK1 produces MASSQILITFLIVLFHFQHSSSFSLSVEKPQQDTIVSPTGTFTAGFYPVGENAYSFAIWFTQKHKNLDKATVVWMANRDQPVNGKRSTLSLLKTGNLVLTDAGYSNVWSTNTNSSKLRELFLSDTGNLILRERSKNDFILWQSFDFPTDTLLPDQNFTRYMNLVSSKSNNKYSSGFYKLFFDNDNLLRLLYDGPIFSSIYWPYPWLVSWEAGRSSYNNSRVAKLDVLGKFSSSDDFTLMTSDYGTVLQRRLTLDFDGNVRAYSRKHGDENWSISGQFHQQPFKIHGICGPNSFCINSPEIGRKCLCLPGFSRIDDEDWSQGCKPNFQLSCNNKTRSETRFQRLPHVQFYGYDYHNQANYSYKQCKHLCLRMSQCIAFRYRMVRDQGMYYCYPKTQLQNGYSSPHFGGSLYLRVPKRKHVFSHENVIKNGSLVCSRHNGVKQLRRSYVKGNENGSLKFMLWFATGLGVIEVLCFFMVGCFLFKNRKHSSVNNHGYVFAAEIGLRKYSYSELKQATKGFREEIGKGAGGTVYKGVLSDNRVVAIKCLHETNQGDSEFLAEVSIIGRLNHINLIEMWGYCAEGKHRLLVYEYMKNGSLAENLSSNALDWGKRFNIALGTAKALAYLHEECLEWILHCDIKPQNILIDSDYQPKVADFGLSKLLQRNNVDNSSISRMRGTRGYMAPEWVFNLPITSKVDVYSYGVVVLEMITGKNTTTSIQISENGMESPNERLVTWVREKRKTVSEVRCWVEQIVDPSLGSNYDFVKLETLATVALNCVEEEKDVRPTMSQVVERLQSHEHDS; encoded by the coding sequence ATGGCCTCTTCACAAATTTTGATCACTTTTCTCATCGTTCTCTTCCATTTTCAACActcatcatcattctccctctcGGTCGAAAAACCCCAACAAGACACTATAGTTTCACCCACAGGCACATTCACAGCAGGCTTCTACCCTGTTGGAGAAAATGCTTATTCCTTCGCCATATGGTTCACTCAAAAACATAAAAACCTCGACAAGGCCACCGTTGTTTGGATGGCAAATCGTGATCAACCAGTTAACGGGAAACGCTCAACACTTTCACTTCTTAAAACCGGCAACCTCGTCTTAACCGACGCAGGATATTCCAATGTTTGGTCCACTAACACTAACTCATCCAAACTACGTGAGTTGTTTTTGTCCGACACCGGAAATCTCATTCTCAGAGAGCGTAGCAAAAATGATTTCATTTTGTGGCAAAGCTTTGATTTCCCAACAGATACTCTCCTTCCCGATCAAAATTTCACTAGGTATATGAACCTTGTTTCCTCCAAAAGCAACAACAAATATTCCTCTGGCTTCTACAAGCTTTTTTTCGATAACGATAATCTTCTCCGTTTGCTTTACGACGGCCCAATATTTTCAAGTATTTATTGGCCATATCCTTGGCTTGTGAGTTGGGAGGCTGGTAGATCCTCATACAACAATAGTAGGGTTGCAAAATTAGATGTTTTGGGGAAATTCAGTTCTTCCGATGATTTTACTTTGATGACAAGTGATTATGGGACAGTGCTTCAACGAAGATTGACTCTTGATTTTGATGGTAATGTTCGTGCTTATAGCCGAAAACATGGAGACGAGAACTGGTCCATTTCTGGGCAATTCCACCAACAACCTTTCAAAATACATGGAATTTGTGGACCTAATAGCTTTTGCATTAACAGTCCAGAAATTGGTAGAAAGTGTTTGTGTCTTCCTGGTTTTAGTAGGATAGATGATGAAGATTGGTCGCAAGGGTGCAAACCAAACTTCCAACTTTCATGCAACAACAAAACAAGGTCAGAGACTCGCTTCCAACGCTTACCCCATGTTCAGTTTTATGGATACGACTATCACAACCAAGCAAATTATAGCTACAAACAATGTAAGCATTTATGCTTGAGAATGTCTCAATGCATAGCCTTCCGGTACCGTATGGTGAGGGACCAGGGTATGTATTATTGCTATCCCAAGACACAGTTACAAAATGGGTATAGTTCACCACATTTTGGAGGATCATTGTACTTGCGAGTGCCAAAGAGAAAACATGTTTTTTCCCATGAGAATGTTATAAAAAATGGTAGTTTGGTTTGTTCAAGACATAATGGAGTAAAACAACTAAGAAGATCATATGTCAAAGGCAATGAAAATGGATCACTGAAGTTTATGCTTTGGTTTGCTACTGGCTTGGGAGTTATTGAGGTACTGTGCTTCTTTATGGTAGGGTGCTTCTTATTTAAGAATAGAAAACACTCTAGTGTAAATAATCATGGGTATGTTTTTGCAGCAGAAATAGGGCTTAGGAAATATAGTTATTCGGAATTAAAACAAGCTACAAAAGGTTTTAGAGAAGAGATTGGAAAGGGTGCTGGAGGAACTGTTTATAAGGGTGTTTTATCGGATAATCGAGTTGTTGCGATAAAGTGTTTACATGAAACGAATCAAGGAGATAGTGAGTTTCTTGCTGAAGTTAGCATCATTGGAAGGCTTAACCACATAAACTTGATTGAAATGTGGGGTTATTGTGCAGAAGGAAAGCATAGGTTGTTGGTTTATGAGTACATGAAAAATGGCTCTTTAGCTGAAAATCTCTCATCAAATGCACTTGATTGGGGCAAGAGGTTTAACATTGCTCTAGGCACTGCAAAGGCTCTTGCTTATTTGCATGAAGAATGTTTAGAGTGGATTTTGCATTGTGATATAAAGCCACAAAACATACTCATTGACTCTGATTACCAGCCCAAAGTAGCAGATTTTGGGTTATCTAAGCTATTACAAAGAAACAATGTTGATAACTCAAGTATTTCAAGGATGAGAGGAACAAGAGGTTACATGGCACCTGAATGGGTTTTCAACTTGCCTATCACATCTAAGGTGGATGTTTATAGCTATGGAGTTGTGGTGTTGGAGATGATCACCGGAAAGAATACAACTACATCTATCCAAATCTCAGAAAATGGAATGGAGTCACCTAACGAGAGGTTAGTAACATGGGTGAGAGAGAAAAGAAAGACAGTTTCAGAAGTTAGATGTTGGGTTGAGCAAATAGTTGACCCTTCATTGGGATCAAATTATGACTTTGTTAAATTGGAGACTTTGGCAACGGTGGCTTTGAATTGTGTTGAGGAAGAGAAAGATGTGAGACCTACCATGAGTCAAGTTGTTGAAAGGCTCCAAAGTCATGAACATGATTCTTGA